atggcAACATcctatcagtgtctggctttgtgtcacatgacagaaTGATGAATGAGACAACATTTGACAGTAGTTTTCTAGGAATGTTTTGGGTTTTCAGCAGTACTAAAAATGATATTTCTAATGCTACATTTAGTTACTGAAAAGTGCTACATTCAGCAgcataggtggaacagcacctttaaccacagtatttgtttgcttttttagaCAGTTGAACAAGAATCACCAAATGAAGAGAAGAAACAGCTTCCTGGGGCAGTAAAACTTCCTGGACCAGCATTCAACCTCTCTgaaatccaaaacaaaaaaagtggacTTAAGTTTGTACCAAGGGCAGAGGAACAATAGTCATCAGGAAAAGGTGAGATCATTTATCGTACAATCTACGGTGTAGGTCGGGTACATATTGAAGCTTGCTCGGGGATATGGTCACCAAACCAGCACCAAACTTCCCAATGTATTATGAAGGACATGGTAAATAAGCTATTTGACTTTCATTGTTATCATCATTTGAAGTGTTtaacaaaaaagtacattttccaGGGATTGTCCTTTATAATTCACAAGGAAATCAGGGTGTTGAAACCCGTTTTCCTGCCAATtccatttttaatgaataaagccCAGAGTTCACTTGTATGTTATAAATGATTCTAAGGGGTaagtaaaattataattataatcaaGGAAGACATTATTAAAGCTAGACCTTTTCATAGCTGTTCAAATTTAAGGAAAAAGTTCAACATAGAAGAGATTCAAGGACAAAGAACAGGTGTGTGTATAGCGTGACAAGAAGATAGCCCTGTTATCTATGCGATGGCAAGTAGCTGGCAGACACTCTCCTTCTCCAATGCCAGCCATGATTTTTGACAACTGGCGTCAGGTGTCTTACTGAGTCTCACCACGTGTCAGCTTTACAGCTGCTGTTTGATCTTTCATAACTGTGATAGTTCATTTAGTTCTTGCTTGTAGATGCTTTGTATTTGGAGAGACATCCATGATATCTAAAGCGGAACTGTAACTAAATATTATGCAGGCAACAGTTCTGTCAGAAGGAGGAGAATGAACTGGGGAGGTTATGCTCTGCGGGTGAGCTGCTTCCTTCCAGGACTTCTGTCTGTAGATGTTATCTAGAAAGCAATGCATATCTACCGTTTCACCCAAACTTCCGGGAATATGTTTGTCACCCTGCCAAAGGACTTTATCATCATCATTTGGAAACTGTATATCAGCCGAAAAGCACCCCTATTAAAAAGCTTGCAAACAGGTCTccagctattattattattaatcttctATGCAgccatatgtatgtgtttatagtAGCATGGTGTCCACACATAATAATATGGGCAAATCTCTTTGGTCACCATTGCTGACTTTTGTGGCAACTactatttgtatttatgtatatatatatatatatatatatatatataagtcccatattacatatataatgtaatatatataaagtaacatacaatatatttaaacaaagagcatttttcataataaatatagtgGGAAGGAAAAGTGCTCGAAGCTAGAAGCATCTGAGTGACGTTGCCTCCATACCATACATAATTTCCTTTGAGGCTAATCTCAATATGTTACATGCCATTGTTTGCTATCTTAAAAAAGAACAACCTTCGAAACTAGGGGTCATCTCTGTTTAGCAATAATAATGAACCATATGCATTTCTGAAGGTGTTGAGTACCTTAACCTCTCCAGGGCTATTTTACACTACAGGACCAGGGCAATTCTCAATTACGGTTTCccacacaaatgatatattgcttcttttgaaaccatatcCATATatgtaagattatttttttatgaataaaagaaaaacaaagttggataaaaaaaatagttttacaggtatataaattataaacgTCTAGTGCAAATGGGaagaaataccaaaaatatatattaaccccttaaggacaatgggcggtgcctaaacccattgaaaacaatgcattttgagcccgtacatgtacgggctttgtcattaaggggttaagttgccCTCATTTGGAAACCACCCTCTAATAATTCTatatgattttaatttattttaagttatttgGGGTTTTTACTGTTCTCTGTCGCTCTCAGCCCACAATCACAGGGAAAACGAGAGAGGCAGAGGACAGAGGCAAAGGCAATCAATCCATCCATCAATGGTGCATGTGATTCTCTGTAGAAGTGATCACATGCCTGGTAATCTTGGAGTTCATCTGTAGCCTGGGTCAAGGAGCGGTCAGCCACTTTGGTGCTGCTGCGAttgtatagattatatatatatatatctatatatatatatatagatatatatatatatatatagatatatatatatatatatgagtgatTTTAACTGATAATGTACCAAATAGGTCACAGGTCCTGTAGCatcattttttaaagatgtacctggtacatcaAAAATCACAAATGAATAACAATAATTGAGCTTCCTAACccgttaaataaataaaccttagcagatcaataaatgtattatttccaCTGAAGGtttattcatattaaaatatctttaaagaAGCTTGTTGAGTTTCAATGGCAATAGGCAGTGCCACCTTTTCCCCCCGTAATAATTACatgtgtaaataattatttccaggACAGTCATGGGCATTTCAAGTACTAGGAATTTTGTTTCTAATGTTACATTTAGatacaaaagtgttacattcagcagagtaggtggaacagcacctttaaatctaGTCTAAATCTGTATTGCATACTACATATACGACTACAAATAAATTGTATTGGGGTGAGAGAGGTTGAACGAATACAGAATATGTTTGTCACGTgatctaaatatttatttttatgtattacagGTCTGGCAAGAAGGTGCGGGCGAAAATTGTGATCTAAAGGATGGAAAGcagtggaaatatttttttatatttgttaaaaatccTTCAACGCTGCACACCGCCACAGTACagcaaataaattatttgtacATTTGTATTCATTGTTCATAGACAAGATTTCTTAACACAGAGAACATAAATAATCCGGATTGTATTCTCTATTATGAAATTAGTTTACGAATGTTAGAAATCAGAAGttcaacttaaaaataaaatattttccaaaaatgaTCTCTCATAtttgaaaactgaaaatgtatttattgtaaagATTTAATAAACATATCCTGTCTCACAGAGTAGTTGTAAGAATGGATGCACTATATAACCCTtatgatatacataaaaaaggtgGTTACAACAATTCAGTCTATTTAATGTTTGAATCCATTAGGgattatgtgtaaaaaaattacCACGTGAAATGTTCTAATTGATGGTCCAGAGTAAGGacagtcaaagaggtgcagcagcaccagcagtagtagtagagcgCTGGTCCTGgccaggcagacactggcagataaaagcacatgcagccccttggagcaggactgaatttccccaatattttaaatattataatgtcAGGtcttgtcaccaatatttatttatcaacgAAGAATAATAGATTATATCATAGAAAGATAATTAATTGACCTGTCCACAAGTTACAGGTTTGGCGAGTAccataaatgggcaactgtcttaatcaactaaactccacgaaaaaatgtctgctgcattCCCTGTAATACACTGCAACTTTTCCAATCCACCCTACAGcaaaacattttctgcactaaaaaaactattaatcAACTTGCAGTATGATAGGTGagtaatgagcatcaatctcagcctctgctaagctaatAATCACTGTCTCACAGTCCAACTCCCATTACtgtgtaactgctgctactaccgtgtttccccgatagtaagacacccccgatagtaagacgtatcgggggtttcagaggggtcggctaatataagccgtaccccgaaagtaagacatatgtcttactttcggggaaacacggggaatttgccgggtccgccactctaaggggccgggaagtccccaccaaggccggccttacgtgtctgcggccgcacaggatttaaattaaaacatcggggtttttttttaactttatttaacatcctccatgttaaataaagtttttttaactttatttaacatggaggatgttaaataaagttgaaaaaaaccccccgatgtttttatttaaaccctgtgcggccgcagacccctaaggccggccccttagagcagggccgacctttggggtgtgcgaccgcacagggcgccacactccagggggtgccaacctgcggcacccggcacccctccagagacggacagtaatgtccgccgctggaggagcaggctcgcaagggagcggtatcggaggtctttaacagacctccggctcccttgagtgattttaagccgggttcaacccggcttaaaatcactcaagggagccggaggtctgttaatgacctccgataccgctcccttgtgatctgcgcggcaacagctgttgtgcgccggggtttcttgtcagatcccggcgcacaacactgaagccgcgcccaccgctgtccgtgccctctgaaccaggaagaagacagaactgaagaagaggagcgaagaggaggaaaagaagctgaaagaagaaaggaaaggtaggaaagaattaagtgagagtggattggtgtatatgtgtgtggattggtgtatgtgtgtgtggattggtgtatatgtgtgtggattggtgtatatgtgtgtgtggattggtgtatgtgtgtgtggattggtgtatatgtgtgtggattggtgtatatgtgtgtggattggtatatgtgtgtggattagtgtatatgtgtgtggatttgtgtatacgtgtgtggatttgtgtatatgtgtgtggattggtatacgtgtggattggtaggtgtgttgattggtaagtgtgtgagagtgatgggtgttatgctgtaccatttccaatgtctttttcatgatctaattatgctctaaaagtacatcataactcccatcactctcaattttttccc
This sequence is a window from Spea bombifrons isolate aSpeBom1 chromosome 2, aSpeBom1.2.pri, whole genome shotgun sequence. Protein-coding genes within it:
- the SMPX gene encoding small muscular protein, translating into MSKQPASHVRSIQANINIPMGAFRPGAGQPPKRRDFTPEADFTPEAEQTVEQESPNEEKKQLPGAVKLPGPAFNLSEIQNKKSGLKFVPRAEEQ